From the genome of Motilibacter peucedani, one region includes:
- the rho gene encoding transcription termination factor Rho gives MSDTIDLLEHPAGAGESSGDPAQSAASAPARGARRRGAGLSGMLLPELQSLASEMGISGTRGMRKGQLVEAIQARQGGAGGAASTASASTSSASTASSAPADAEPTRSRTPRARRPEQEALPVAGDAGQDDAAADAPRGEAPRGEAPRAEVRDGAPAQGELGGDASGRAPRTRRERSYEPRERSSETRERSSERSDGADDAQQSRDGSQGRDGERPAREGGERPSRRERLARRDRERDGEQADGPEARDGVDRGERNDRGGRTDRGERTDRGERTERTDRGERTDRGERNDRSDRDDRTDRGDRNDRGPAADDDDDFDGRGRRRRGRYRDRQGRRGRGRDGAPLAQDQAEPEINEDDVLVPVAGVLDILDNYAFVRTSGYLPGNNDVYVSLAQVRKNGLRKGDAITGAVKQQRDGEARREKFNALVRLDTVNGSDPETARKRPDFGKLTPLYPQERLRLETDATSLAPRVIDLVAPIGKGQRGLIVSPPKAGKTIILQAIANAIATNNPEVHLMVVLVDERPEEVTDMQRSVRGEVIASTFDRPAEDHTTVAELAIERAKRLVELGHDVVILLDSITRLGRAYNLAAPASGRILSGGVDSAALYPPKRFFGAARNIENGGSLTILATALVETGSRMDEVIFEEFKGTGNMELKLDRKLADKRIFPAVDVDASGTRREEILMAREELQIVWKLRRVLGALEQQQALELVIGKLRDTKSNAEFLLQIQKTTPAPPGSPVAAMD, from the coding sequence GTGAGCGACACCATCGACCTCCTCGAGCACCCTGCCGGTGCCGGGGAGTCCAGCGGGGACCCGGCCCAGTCGGCCGCCTCCGCTCCTGCCCGTGGGGCCCGCCGCCGCGGCGCAGGCCTCTCGGGCATGCTGCTGCCCGAGCTCCAGTCCCTCGCCTCCGAGATGGGCATCAGCGGCACGCGCGGCATGCGCAAGGGCCAGCTCGTCGAGGCGATCCAGGCTCGCCAGGGCGGCGCCGGTGGCGCTGCGAGCACCGCCAGCGCCAGCACCTCCAGCGCCAGCACCGCGAGCAGCGCGCCGGCCGACGCCGAGCCGACCCGCTCGCGCACCCCGCGCGCCCGCCGTCCCGAGCAGGAGGCGCTGCCGGTCGCCGGCGACGCCGGCCAGGACGACGCTGCTGCCGATGCGCCCCGCGGCGAGGCGCCCCGCGGCGAGGCGCCCCGGGCCGAGGTCCGCGACGGCGCGCCCGCGCAGGGCGAGCTCGGCGGCGACGCCTCGGGTCGCGCACCGCGTACCCGCCGTGAGCGCAGCTACGAGCCTCGCGAGCGCAGCTCCGAGACCCGCGAGCGCAGCTCCGAGCGCAGCGACGGCGCCGACGACGCCCAGCAGTCCCGCGACGGCTCGCAGGGCCGCGACGGCGAGCGCCCGGCCCGCGAGGGCGGCGAGCGGCCCAGCCGCCGCGAGCGCCTCGCCCGCCGCGACCGCGAGCGCGACGGCGAGCAGGCCGACGGGCCGGAGGCCCGCGACGGCGTCGACCGGGGGGAGCGGAACGACCGCGGTGGCCGCACCGACCGGGGCGAGCGCACCGACCGGGGCGAGCGCACCGAGCGCACAGACCGGGGCGAGCGCACCGACCGGGGCGAGCGCAACGACCGCAGCGACCGTGACGACCGTACGGACCGCGGCGACCGGAACGACCGCGGCCCCGCCGCGGACGACGACGACGACTTCGACGGTCGTGGCCGCCGCCGGCGCGGGCGCTACCGCGACCGCCAGGGCCGCCGTGGCCGTGGCCGTGACGGCGCCCCGCTGGCGCAGGACCAGGCCGAGCCGGAGATCAACGAGGACGACGTCCTGGTGCCGGTCGCCGGGGTGCTCGACATCCTCGACAACTACGCGTTCGTGCGCACGAGCGGCTACCTGCCGGGCAACAACGACGTCTACGTCTCGTTGGCCCAGGTCCGCAAGAACGGCCTGCGCAAGGGCGACGCGATCACCGGCGCCGTCAAGCAGCAGCGCGACGGCGAGGCGCGGCGGGAGAAGTTCAACGCGCTGGTGCGGCTCGACACGGTCAACGGCAGCGACCCCGAGACCGCGCGCAAGCGGCCGGACTTCGGCAAGCTGACCCCGCTCTACCCGCAGGAGCGGCTGCGCCTCGAGACCGACGCCACCAGCCTGGCGCCCCGCGTCATCGACCTGGTGGCGCCGATCGGCAAGGGCCAGCGCGGCCTGATCGTCTCGCCGCCGAAGGCCGGCAAGACGATCATCCTGCAGGCCATCGCCAACGCGATCGCGACCAACAACCCCGAGGTCCACCTCATGGTGGTGCTGGTCGACGAGCGGCCCGAAGAGGTCACCGACATGCAGCGCTCGGTGCGCGGCGAGGTCATCGCATCGACGTTCGACCGGCCTGCAGAGGACCACACCACGGTCGCGGAGCTCGCGATCGAGCGGGCCAAGCGCCTCGTCGAGCTCGGGCACGACGTCGTGATCCTGCTCGACTCGATCACCCGCCTGGGCCGTGCCTACAACCTGGCCGCCCCGGCGTCCGGGCGCATCCTGTCCGGCGGTGTCGACTCGGCGGCGCTCTACCCGCCGAAGCGGTTCTTCGGCGCGGCGCGCAACATCGAGAACGGCGGCTCGCTGACGATCCTCGCCACCGCGCTGGTCGAGACCGGCTCGCGCATGGACGAGGTGATCTTCGAGGAGTTCAAGGGCACCGGCAACATGGAGCTCAAGCTCGACCGCAAGCTCGCTGACAAGCGCATCTTCCCCGCGGTCGACGTCGACGCCTCGGGCACGCGGCGCGAGGAGATCCTCATGGCGCGCGAGGAGCTGCAGATCGTCTGGAAGCTGCGCCGCGTCCTCGGCGCCCTCGAGCAGCAGCAGGCGCTCGAGCTGGTCATCGGCAAGCTGCGCGACACCAAGTCCAACGCCGAGTTCCTGCTGCAGATCCAGAAGACGACGCCCGCCCCTCCGGGCAGCCCCGTCGCCGCGATGGACTAG
- the thrB gene encoding homoserine kinase produces MGSADPGPPAGRARLRVPATSANLGPGFDSLGLALSLEDTVEAEVLPAGSALEVTAEGEGAADVPLDAGHLVVRAMARGFDALGVPVPPPVRLHCTNRIPHGRGLGSSSAAIVAGLRLVEALCPGRAYAEGEALELASELEGHPDNVAPCLLGGFTVAWTDAGRARAVRLEPSSAVAAVVFVPTVPVSTHFARTLLPERVPHADAARNAGRAALLVEALTRRPELLLPATEDRLHQDYREPAMPASAALVRLLRADGVAAVVSGAGPTVLALVPHGSADEVARRAPDGFAARVLDLQGEGAGPL; encoded by the coding sequence GTGGGGTCGGCAGACCCCGGCCCGCCGGCCGGCCGGGCCCGGCTGAGGGTCCCGGCCACCAGTGCCAACCTCGGGCCCGGCTTCGACTCGCTCGGGCTGGCGCTCTCGCTCGAGGACACCGTCGAGGCCGAGGTGCTGCCGGCCGGCTCCGCGCTCGAGGTGACGGCCGAGGGGGAGGGGGCCGCAGACGTACCCCTCGACGCGGGGCACCTGGTCGTGCGCGCGATGGCGCGCGGCTTCGACGCTCTCGGCGTCCCGGTGCCGCCGCCGGTGCGGCTGCACTGCACCAACCGCATCCCGCACGGGCGCGGGCTCGGCTCGTCGTCCGCCGCCATCGTCGCGGGCCTCCGGCTCGTCGAGGCGCTGTGCCCGGGCCGGGCCTACGCCGAGGGCGAGGCCCTCGAGCTGGCCAGCGAGCTGGAGGGGCACCCCGACAACGTGGCGCCCTGCCTGCTGGGCGGCTTCACCGTCGCGTGGACCGACGCCGGGCGCGCGCGGGCGGTGCGGCTCGAGCCGAGTTCTGCCGTGGCTGCAGTCGTTTTCGTCCCGACCGTGCCCGTCTCGACCCACTTCGCCCGGACCCTTCTGCCCGAGCGCGTGCCGCACGCCGACGCTGCCCGCAACGCCGGCCGCGCCGCCCTGCTGGTCGAGGCGCTGACCCGCCGGCCGGAGCTGCTGCTGCCGGCCACCGAGGACCGGCTGCACCAGGACTACCGCGAGCCGGCGATGCCGGCGAGCGCCGCACTCGTACGCCTGCTGCGCGCCGACGGAGTGGCCGCCGTGGTCTCGGGTGCCGGGCCGACCGTCCTGGCCCTCGTGCCGCACGGCTCGGCGGACGAGGTGGCCCGGCGGGCCCCGGACGGCTTCGCCGCCCGGGTGCTCGACCTGCAGGGCGAGGGCGCCGGACCGCTCTAG